Part of the Oligoflexia bacterium genome is shown below.
AGCGACATATGAAGGTGTGAAAGGTGCGTCTAATTATTTAAATCAACTTATTGAAAAATATCCGATGCAACTTACATATCGTGTGGGTTTAGCGGAAATACTTTTAACTGATGAACAATATGCACCCGCAAGACAAATTCTTGAGCAAGTAGTAGCTGCTGATAATATGCATAAAGAAGCTTATTTGTTATTGGGTGATGCACTTTTTTTATCAAATGAACTTGAGGCAGCCCTTTCAAATTATCTTTCTTCCGCAAGAGTTGACCCCTCAGACCCGGCGGGATTATTTAGAGCGGGGGAGCTTTATCTAAAAGCAAAGAGACCAGCAGATGCTGAAAAACAATTTAAGCTCGTTATTCAGATCAATCCATTATTTCCAAGAGCGTATTTTAATATGGCCCGGGCTCATTATGATATGGGCACTGGAGATCTTGCACTTAAAGATTTAGAACAAGAAAAAAAGATGAATCCTAAATTGGCGGATCCCTATGAGTTTTCAGGAGACATCTTGCTTGCTTCGCGTAAGTATCAATTAGCCACGAAAGATTATCAAAAAGCTGCTGAGATTAGACCTCTGGGAGCTGCAATTTATGTGAAACTTGCAAAGGCCTATAGGGGGCAGGGTTCTCTAGATGCAGCCCTTGCAATGTTAAGACTCGCATCGGCAAAAGAATCAGGTGTGGCTGAGATTTATAAAGAACAGGGCGCTATTTTTGAAACTAAGGGTATGGCCTCTGAGGCAGTTTCTAGTTATAAAAGATATTTGCAACTAGACCCCAGCCCACCTGACAAAGAAGCGGTTTTAAGTAAAATAAGAGAGTTAGAATAAAACTTGGAGAAACTAAAATGCTAAAGAAAATGCAGGGACGTTTTAAAGAATCAAGTCGAGGATTAGGCCTGGCGTTATTAAAAATTTTTTCAGGATTCATAATCGGCTTAACGTTTGCACTTATTTTTAAGCAGCTCTTAGATGTGGGTAATTTTGTATTTACCTTTATCATTGTGCTTTTTATTGGGGTGTTCTTTAAGCTCAGTGGCAAATGGCAATATACGGGGGTTTTGCTTTTCAATCTTTTTTGTGTAATGACTGCCATGCTTCTTAGAATGTATATTGTTGTAGCGCCAGGCCAATAAAGGCACGGTAAAGGAATCAAAAAATGTTAGATTTAAAATCCCTGACCGTGAATCCAGAGCGTTTTCGAAAAAGTCTTTCAAGTCGTGGCGGTGACCCTACAGAGATCGATCGTATTTTAGCGGTCAATGATGAGCGTAAAAAAGTAATTTCCAAAGCTGAAAATCTCAAAGCTCAACAAAACAAAGTTAACCAAGAAATTGCAATGCTTAAAAAAAATAAACAAGACGCAACTGAGCTTTTAAATCAGATGAAAGAACTTAGTGTTGAGGTAAAGCGCTTAGAGGCAGAAGCCGGTGTTGTTGATGAACAAGTGCGTGATTTACTGATGCGCATTCCAAATGTTTGTCATGACTCTGTTCCTGTGGGTTCGCCTGAAGCAAATAAAGTGGTTCGGCAATGGGGCGAAAAACAACAAATCACGGGTAAAGCTTTAGAGCATTGGGAGTTAGGTGAAAAATTAGGAATTCTTGATTTTGAGCGCGCAGCACGTGTGACGGGTGCAAGGTTTACGTTTGTGCGTAGTTATGCTGCAAAAATTGAGCGGGCATTAATTAATTTTATGCTCGATACGCACACAAAAGAGCATGGCTATGAAGAGATGATACCGCCATTTATTGTGAATCGTGCAAGTATGACGGGCACAGGGCAGCTTCCTAAATTTGAAGAAGATTTATTTCATTTAAAAAATGTAGATTATTTTTTAATCCCAACAGCAGAAGTGCCTGTTACAAATTATTTTCGTGAAGAAGTATTATTAGAATCACAATTACCAATCGCGTTCACAGCATATTCACCGTGCTTTCGAGCAGAGGCGGGATCATACGGCAAAGACACAAAGGGCCTTATTCGGCAGCATCAGTTTAATAAAGTTGAGGTTGTGCGTTTTGTAAAACCAACAGAATCATATGAGCAACTAGAGCTTCTCGCGGGGCATGCTGAGATTATTTTACAAAAATTAGGACTTCATTACCGTACGATGGCTTTATCAACACAAGATATTGGTTTTGGTTCTGCGAAAACATATGACCTTGAAGTTTGGCTTCCGGGTCAAAATGCGTATCGCGAAATTAGTTCGTGCAGTAACTTTGAAGACTTTCAAGCCCGCAGAGCCAATATTCGCTTTAAGCCCAATGGCGGCGGAAAACCTGAATTCGTGCACACCCTCAATGGTTCAGGCTTAGCGGTTGGACGCACTTTAGTGGCGATCTTAGAGAATTTTCAACAACCTGACGGCAGCGTGCTTATTCCAAAGGTTCTTCAGTCTTATTGCGGGTTTGATAAGATTCCAGCTTCTAAATAGCCTTGATTTTCTAGCGGTAAAATCTTAAATTGCACAATCAAACAAAGTTCGCTCATACACGGAGAGGTGGCAGAGCGGTTGATCGCACCAGTCTTGAAAACTGGAGACCCTTCACGGGGTTCGTGAGTTCGAATCTCACCCTCTCCGCCATTCTTTATTTTCCTGCCAGGAAGCCAATCTCGCGACCGAACTAATTCTTGTAGGCGCTTCAGCCCAGGCCTTTTCTCAGTGCTGCCAGAGAATCCGTGGTCGACAACTTCCTCGCATACTTCAAAACCTCGAGCCTCACAGTATCTTCTCAGTTCTTCGACTTGAACTTCTGGTCTCTGATCGTGCTGGGTTGTCGAGCACCGTGCATAAATTAAAACTTTCTTAGCTGCAGCAGGTTTCAAAAAGCCTCCGGGCTCAAAAACGCCCTCCACTTTTTCAAATTTTGCTTCTGCGCGTTCAATAAAGCTTCTGAATTGTTCTTGGAGTGGAACAATACTTGTTCGAAAGAATCGAAACCTACGCGCACCAGGAGACAACGCTAAAGTACACGCACATTTATCAACAATCAGCGAATACGGCTCGTAAGAAGAGACAGAAGATTAAGTTGATTGACTAAAATTAAACCGAGGATAAATCCTTGTACAGCGAACGATTGGAGTGAAGATATGGATGAAGATTTGAACTCAAAAACAAAAGACGAATTGATCCTGGAGGTAACACGTCTTCGCGATGGAATTCGTGAACACAGGAATAGTTCGGGTCATAACTTATGCGGGCACCATCCTAAATTATGGTCCTTACTGCCTGAAAAAATGGCTCCGAGCATTGAGGTTCCAGAGTGGCCGCAATTCTTAAGTGGTTGCATTAAGTATCGCCAGTCTTTGGATGAACAACTGCAGGGTGCGCCGAGAACGGAAAAAGAATTTGATCGGAAAAGTTAACTGAGGCGGTCAGACAGTTCTCTTGAAATAAGTCCGGTAAATATCCCACCAAGAGAAATTTGGAAATCCGGCATATCGACGTGTACTGGATAAATATGTTGATTATCAATATAAAGCGAAGTGGGGTTTGAATGCGAAGGACTTTGATGCATGCGCCATGAAGGGAAAAATCTTGCCGATCTTCAT
Proteins encoded:
- the serS gene encoding serine--tRNA ligase yields the protein MLDLKSLTVNPERFRKSLSSRGGDPTEIDRILAVNDERKKVISKAENLKAQQNKVNQEIAMLKKNKQDATELLNQMKELSVEVKRLEAEAGVVDEQVRDLLMRIPNVCHDSVPVGSPEANKVVRQWGEKQQITGKALEHWELGEKLGILDFERAARVTGARFTFVRSYAAKIERALINFMLDTHTKEHGYEEMIPPFIVNRASMTGTGQLPKFEEDLFHLKNVDYFLIPTAEVPVTNYFREEVLLESQLPIAFTAYSPCFRAEAGSYGKDTKGLIRQHQFNKVEVVRFVKPTESYEQLELLAGHAEIILQKLGLHYRTMALSTQDIGFGSAKTYDLEVWLPGQNAYREISSCSNFEDFQARRANIRFKPNGGGKPEFVHTLNGSGLAVGRTLVAILENFQQPDGSVLIPKVLQSYCGFDKIPASK